The genomic window CGGGCTGGCTATCTTCATCGCTTTCGCCGTCGCCGCGCTGGTCGCGGTGGGTTTGAAGGATTCGGGCGACCGTGGCATCCTCCTCGGTGGTTTGCTGATCATCATCGTCGGCGCCATCGACGACTTTCGGCCCCTGTCGGCCAAGGTCAAGTTGGTCTTTCAAATCGCCGCAGCCCTGGTCCTGGTCTTCTCGGGGGTGCAGATCCACGAGTTCACCAATCCCTTGGGCGGTCTGATCTTCCTCGGTGTCTGGAGCATCCCCCTGACCGTCATCTGGGTGGTCGGCCTGATCAACGTGGTCAACTTCATCGACGGGCTGGACGGGTTGGCTGCCGGGGTGTGTTCCATCGCCTCCCTGACCCTTCTTTTCGTGGCCCTCAAGCAGGGACAGGTCGATGACGTCGTCCTCGCCGCCGCCCTGGCCGGAGCCACCCTTGGCTTCCTGCCGTTCAACTTCAACCCGGCCCGGATCATCATGGGCGATTCCGGCTCGATGTTCCTCGGCTACGCCCTGGCGGCCATCTCCGTCGACGGGCTGGTCAAGAGCGCGACCACGGTCGGCCTGGTTGTCCCGGTGCTGGCCATGGGGCTACCCATCTTTGACGGTTTCTTCGCCATCGTCCGCCGGTCGATAAATCATCGGCCGGTCTAT from Bacillota bacterium includes these protein-coding regions:
- a CDS encoding MraY family glycosyltransferase, which codes for MDLPWLVLTATALGSALLTPLVRRLAVRSGAVDRPGIRHARGVHKRPLPRLGGLAIFIAFAVAALVAVGLKDSGDRGILLGGLLIIIVGAIDDFRPLSAKVKLVFQIAAALVLVFSGVQIHEFTNPLGGLIFLGVWSIPLTVIWVVGLINVVNFIDGLDGLAAGVCSIASLTLLFVALKQGQVDDVVLAAALAGATLGFLPFNFNPARIIMGDSGSMFLGYALAAISVDGLVKSATTVGLVVPVLAMGLPIFDGFFAIVRRSINHRPVYEADRGHVHHRLLDLGLSQKQAVLVLYGVSGLFSAGAILFTEVSPARGLIVLTVLVAAVFVVARRLGVLEIRTGTSGNQGKHVKG